A single region of the Ancylobacter novellus DSM 506 genome encodes:
- a CDS encoding transporter substrate-binding domain-containing protein, which translates to MGSNSGSGSGSAAWRVGVLFSRKGHMREPETEHFRGTALAVEEINLAGGVLGRPIEPVCYDPESSPELYRRYAERLLTEDGISTIFGCCTSSCRKAILATVERRNALLWYPSLYEGFEYSPNVIYTGAAPNQNSLQLARHLLLNYGPRFYLIGSDYIYPHESNRIMRDLVMREGGEVVAETYLPEQPHQDQVVRAVEDIRRRAPSVVFSTVVGQGAQVLYRIFREAGLDPRTMPIASLTMAEGEIRAIGPELCVGHITSAPYFSTVDTPANHRFVEAYRARFGTDAPVTMYAEAAYFQIRLFADALARAKSLDTQRLVDAVLGTELDAPQGRIRVDPDNNHTYLLPRIGMVNEHGDFDIVWEAKAPVKPDPYLVDHIYDHA; encoded by the coding sequence ATGGGCTCGAACTCGGGTTCGGGCTCGGGTAGCGCGGCCTGGCGCGTCGGCGTGCTGTTTTCGCGCAAGGGCCACATGCGCGAACCGGAGACCGAGCATTTCCGCGGCACCGCCCTCGCCGTCGAAGAGATCAACCTCGCCGGCGGCGTGCTCGGCCGCCCCATCGAGCCGGTCTGCTACGATCCCGAATCGAGTCCCGAGCTCTATCGCCGCTATGCCGAGCGGCTTCTCACCGAGGACGGCATCAGCACCATCTTCGGCTGCTGCACCTCCTCCTGCCGCAAGGCCATCCTGGCGACGGTGGAGCGCCGCAACGCGCTGCTCTGGTACCCGTCCCTCTATGAGGGCTTCGAGTACTCGCCCAATGTGATCTACACCGGCGCCGCGCCTAACCAGAACAGCCTGCAACTCGCCCGGCACCTGCTGCTCAATTACGGGCCGCGCTTCTATCTCATCGGCTCGGACTACATCTATCCGCACGAATCCAACCGCATCATGCGCGATCTCGTTATGCGCGAGGGCGGCGAGGTCGTGGCGGAAACCTATCTTCCCGAGCAGCCGCACCAGGACCAGGTCGTCCGCGCGGTGGAGGACATCCGCCGACGCGCGCCGTCCGTCGTGTTCTCGACAGTGGTCGGCCAAGGGGCGCAGGTGCTCTACCGCATCTTCCGCGAGGCCGGCCTCGATCCGCGTACCATGCCGATCGCCAGTCTCACCATGGCCGAAGGCGAGATCCGCGCCATCGGGCCGGAGCTGTGCGTCGGCCACATCACCTCCGCGCCCTATTTCTCGACCGTCGACACACCGGCCAACCACCGCTTCGTGGAGGCCTATCGGGCCCGTTTCGGCACGGACGCGCCGGTGACGATGTATGCCGAGGCCGCCTATTTCCAGATCCGCCTCTTTGCCGACGCTCTCGCCCGAGCGAAGTCGCTGGACACCCAGCGTCTCGTCGACGCGGTGCTCGGCACCGAGCTCGACGCGCCGCAGGGCCGGATCCGGGTCGACCCGGACAACAACCACACCTACCTGCTGCCCCGCATCGGCATGGTCAACGAGCACGGCGATTTCGACATTGTCTGGGAGGCCAAGGCGCCGGTGAAGCCGGATCCCTATCTCGTCGACCACATCTACGACCATGCGTGA
- a CDS encoding nitrilase family protein yields MPSSSLVRVACIQMEPRFGDTSANVEHSLGLIAKAADKGATLIVLPELANTGYVFETREEAFALAESIPDGPTCRAWAGIAAERGLHIVAGITEREGASLYNSAVVIGPQGHIGTYRKMHLWGNENLFFEPGNNGFPVFHTAIGRIGVAICYDGWFPETYRLQALQGADIVCVPTNWVPIPGQAQGREAMANILAMAAAHSNSLYIACADRIGTERGQPFEGQSLIVSHTGWPAAGPASRTGEEIVSAEIDLGAARRDRNWNAFNQVLRDRRTDVYAEMLGSDIPRGWY; encoded by the coding sequence ATGCCGAGTTCCAGCCTTGTCCGCGTGGCCTGCATTCAGATGGAGCCACGCTTCGGTGACACGAGCGCCAATGTCGAGCACTCGCTCGGGCTTATCGCGAAGGCCGCGGACAAGGGCGCCACGCTGATCGTGCTGCCGGAGCTCGCCAATACCGGCTACGTCTTCGAGACGCGCGAGGAGGCGTTCGCCCTGGCGGAGTCCATTCCCGACGGCCCGACCTGCCGGGCCTGGGCGGGGATCGCCGCCGAGCGCGGCCTGCACATTGTCGCCGGCATCACCGAGCGCGAGGGCGCCTCGCTCTACAACAGCGCGGTGGTCATCGGCCCGCAGGGCCATATCGGCACCTACCGGAAGATGCATCTGTGGGGCAACGAGAACCTGTTCTTCGAGCCCGGCAATAACGGCTTCCCGGTGTTCCACACGGCGATCGGCCGCATCGGTGTTGCCATCTGCTACGACGGGTGGTTCCCCGAGACCTACCGGCTGCAGGCCCTGCAGGGCGCCGACATCGTCTGCGTTCCGACCAATTGGGTGCCGATCCCCGGACAGGCGCAAGGCCGCGAGGCCATGGCGAACATCCTGGCCATGGCCGCCGCCCATTCCAATTCGCTCTACATCGCCTGCGCCGACCGCATCGGCACCGAGCGCGGCCAGCCCTTCGAGGGCCAGAGCCTGATCGTCAGCCACACCGGCTGGCCGGCCGCCGGCCCCGCCAGCCGGACCGGCGAGGAGATCGTGAGCGCGGAGATCGATCTCGGCGCCGCGCGCCGCGACCGCAACTGGAACGCCTTCAACCAGGTGCTGCGCGACCGCCGCACCGACGTCTACGCCGAGATGCTCGGCTCCGACATTCCTCGGGGCTGGTACTGA
- a CDS encoding ANTAR domain-containing response regulator: MSASQLIQNLRNMRVAVVHPRDQDGDDLVRQLQRIGCQVQMVWPPPPQLPLPLDAVFFLLDRDTKSSMPWRMADLQIAHIAIVDYENPTVLKALLDSSAHGVLVRPIRASGVLSSLVLALSQRGYEGRLLAKISKLEDTLRTRREVEKATRLLMGLRNLSEDEAYQFIRKQATAKRVQIGTVATSIINAHAMLKELDREGEAEK, encoded by the coding sequence ATGAGCGCGTCGCAGCTCATCCAGAACCTGCGCAACATGCGCGTTGCGGTGGTTCATCCGCGCGATCAGGACGGCGACGACCTGGTGCGCCAGCTTCAGCGCATCGGCTGCCAGGTGCAGATGGTGTGGCCGCCGCCGCCGCAATTGCCGCTGCCGCTCGATGCCGTGTTCTTCCTGCTCGACCGCGACACCAAGAGCTCGATGCCGTGGCGCATGGCCGATCTCCAGATCGCCCATATCGCTATCGTCGACTACGAGAACCCGACGGTGCTAAAGGCGCTGCTCGATTCCAGCGCGCACGGCGTGCTGGTCCGTCCCATCCGCGCCTCCGGAGTGCTCTCGAGCCTCGTGCTGGCGCTGTCGCAGCGCGGCTATGAGGGGCGGCTTCTGGCGAAGATCTCGAAGCTCGAGGACACGCTGCGCACCCGCCGCGAGGTCGAGAAGGCCACGCGGCTGCTGATGGGGCTACGCAACCTTTCCGAGGACGAGGCCTACCAGTTCATCCGCAAGCAGGCGACCGCCAAGCGGGTGCAGATCGGCACGGTGGCTACCTCGATCATCAACGCCCATGCGATGCTGAAGGAACTGGATCGCGAGGGCGAGGCTGAGAAATAG